From Paenibacillus sp. PK3_47, the proteins below share one genomic window:
- a CDS encoding alpha/beta hydrolase family protein yields the protein MALIECKFYSDVLGLSTSMTVILPQQTTTQIGLNNVAKGGLHPTLYLLHGLSDDDSIWLRRTSIERYVAEMGIAVVMPQVHRSFYTDMASGGKYWTFISEELPALARSFFPLSARREDNFVAGLSMGGYGAVKLGLRKPEAWAAAASLSGALDMANHTMNWEDPSKKSQEYIRIFGQEDIAGTPDDLLWLLGEADRSEGPKPLLYQCCGTEDFLYKDNQTFREACAKTSLSLTYEEGPGAHEWGYWDTKIQDVLAWLPLGK from the coding sequence ATGGCTTTAATCGAATGCAAATTTTATTCTGATGTGCTGGGGCTGAGTACCTCCATGACGGTTATTCTGCCGCAGCAGACAACTACACAAATCGGGCTTAACAATGTCGCAAAAGGAGGGCTTCACCCGACACTCTATCTGCTGCACGGTTTATCTGATGATGATTCGATCTGGCTGCGCCGGACCTCTATTGAACGTTATGTAGCTGAGATGGGGATTGCCGTTGTCATGCCGCAGGTGCACCGCAGCTTTTATACCGATATGGCTTCCGGGGGCAAGTACTGGACGTTCATCAGCGAAGAGCTGCCGGCGTTGGCACGCTCCTTTTTCCCGCTGTCAGCTAGGCGCGAAGATAATTTCGTAGCTGGACTCTCGATGGGCGGTTACGGGGCAGTGAAGCTGGGACTGCGCAAGCCGGAGGCTTGGGCTGCTGCAGCGAGTCTGTCGGGGGCACTGGATATGGCGAACCACACCATGAACTGGGAAGATCCTTCGAAGAAATCACAGGAATATATCCGGATTTTTGGGCAGGAGGATATCGCGGGTACGCCGGATGACCTGTTGTGGCTGCTGGGAGAAGCGGACCGTTCAGAAGGACCCAAACCGCTCCTCTATCAGTGCTGCGGCACAGAAGACTTCCTGTACAAAGACAATCAGACCTTCCGTGAAGCCTGCGCCAAGACCAGCCTGTCCCTCACCTATGAGGAAGGCCCCGGGGCACATGAGTGGGGATATTGGGATACTAAAATTCAGGATGTACTGGCCTGGCTGCCGCTTGGAAAATAG